From the Conger conger chromosome 13, fConCon1.1, whole genome shotgun sequence genome, the window ATGTTTATTAGGCCATTAGTCATTAGTCATTATACATTACAGGAGGTCATTAGTCCATTGTACCTGTTCATCCCCTGAAAGCAATTTAGAGCCCATCACACCTGAGAGCAGAAGGACACAGTGAGCAACAGCAGCTCCCTGTAGATGACAGTGGGgatggagtgaggagctgagggTGATgggtctcagagagagggaataATGACCTCCCTTTGGACAGCCTGGAGACTCTGACCCCTGAGTGCTTCATACGGTCTCCCTGTGAGCAGCAGAGGAGGCTCAGGCCACACTCAATCTGATGAGAGAAGTTACATCATTCTCATCTCTATTTCTCTGTTTCCAACTGGAGAGGGCCTGGAATGATGCAGTTCATGCTGAAAGGTCACAGATCACAGGCATATCCTGCATACTGTGCTCAGTGTGCACAGGATAAACTTTTCACAAACCCTGTTGCTCTGCAAGGAAACATTTCTCTCATTGAGCACCAAATTCcataacatatactgtatgaaagcttgcgtgtacacacacacacacagtaaatatgGACTCTGTATTAATGCCCTTCGTGCATGTTCCCCTTTAGAGTCGTACAACTGAAGGGAGCTGATCTGCACACAGCCAAACTgcaattttcacacattttgtaCAATAAAATCCAGAAGAATAATATGTGCAAATAAAACATCTATAGAAATATAACTATAGAAATGTAATGGCTCTAAAAATTCTACTTGTCGGTTTCCTTGACAACTACCTCTCAGGTTGCAAGGGCCCTTTTTAAGGCAAGGCTTCTGCCCTCAACTGGGTGATATAGTGTTTTGCCTATATTGTGAACTTACCACCCACTTAAAGAGACTGGAAGTACCAGTCATTCATAAACCAGACATTGTTCTACTCATGTAAgacaatcagccaatcgtgtagcagcagttcaatgcataacatcatgcagatacatgactgtcgaagctgacagtaacacaaataaccatgcactacaacagtggtatgcagtaggGGTGGGCAATATTGCAAATTTCGGGTTTGATATGATACCAAGTAACACTAGACCAGTATCATCAATATCGATACCGATACTTTTCAATAATAAATGTTGTTGTAGGAATTTCCCGTGCTCTTGCAGtcacttaaaaaaatacaaaaactcttatgaaaaagattttaaatggaAGTGGAAATACTAACcagattatcattattatcataaaatgtttcttttcagcTATTTCACATGTTTTTCGTTTCGGTCTCTTGCTCCCACAAAGTTCTGTGAGGTGAGGAATCAATCAAGAGCAATCACAGGAAGTTCATGAGCACCCACACTGCGTAAAAACTGTGCAGGAATGCCTGAACAAAGAACAAAGATACATTTATGCAGGCAGTATCAAAATGGATGCCCCTGCACACAACGAGTGTACTCGCGAGTTTGAGAAATAAACAGTTAATCTAGTGAAAGCAGTgtaccagctcagaccagcttcaGGTAagcaaagataaaaaaaattcgATATTTTATGGGAGAGATtgatagcaaaaacaaaatcacagtATCAGGAGTATCGATACATTGGTATCGATCCACCCACCCCtagtatgcagaagatcatctAAACACACAATAGGTCAAACCTCAATGTGGATAGGTGACGGCAGTAGAAGATTGaatcagtctaaaaaataagcctaataaatatccaataaagtgctcactgagtgtatatccagtTAGTTTCTGAAACAATGTAATTGTATAAAATGAGACAATTTAGACAGTAGTTAAATCTCCCTCTTTATCAGTACGTGTGTTTGGCAGTTATTTGTCATAAATTACAGGGATCCAAGGCTGTGATAATCTGAAATCTGCacaatgcagcacacacactattgtATCATAGCCCATGGCACTGTGAGCACTCGGGAGCTGGCCCACCCAAGCCGGGAGACAGTAGTCTCCAGGTTACATGTCAAGGCCTCTTTACTCTGAGCCTCTGGGAGAAGAGCAACCTCAGAGCGGGGAGAGGAGCTGCAGGCTGCCAGGGCGTGAGGAAGGCCACACACTGAAGGCCTGATGAAAACATGGCTGCCAGAAACAGCAGGCCTAGAAGCCTTGGGCAAGTTCATAGAAGTATGTGTAGGTACTATCGGGTGCCCACACTGTAATCCTGCTcaatttttccacatttaacATCGCTAAgtgtataattatatataatgcaGTAAAATTTTCTGGGTACAATTATTTCTTTTGACTTGAAATAGTTACAGAATAGGGAACAAAACCTTAAAAACGCAGCTAGCTATCACTCGCTAGTGAAATGTTTCATAAGGTGTAGAGATAAGTATTTGGAGTTCAAATTAATATCAGCTTGggcatatgtatatgtgtatgtatagacATAtggtttattttaaatgtagtaCTAGGTTCAGTTTGCCAAATTTAAAGTTAGTTCAACCTAGCCAGCAAGCATGCGGCTACAGGCCTGGTCTGCACCGATCATGGCCCAAAATTAGCATTGCGGCCTGGGGTGTCTTTCTTCCTGAGGCTTGGCTTGCTTTAACTGAGCAATGTTTCAATAGaaggctgaatctttgccattctgacgattcttcgatccgttttaacagtagttgctcgttttcttcctCTTGTTTCGGGTttctgttgccattttaaagcattcaagatcattttagctgagcatcctataatttacTGCACTTCTtcatacgttttcccctctccaatcaacttttgaATCAAATGATGTTCCTCCGAACAAcatttggaacggcccattttacttagcaattcagaaggaaatttgaaacaatgtatgaaacatttgcttcccttcttccttaataaaggacaattaatgacacctgtttttacacagaattaattcattctcaAATTAAACTCTagactactacatctacaagtaaagtatttgccatgcataaatatcactactactaataacagtggttcatcaagTTACTGATGTTgcactgctattttcttgaactcAACTGTATGTCCATATAAAAGTACAGCAATCACAGCACGTCTCGATGTACATGATGTAACGACTAGCTGCCTCCTGGGGTGGGTGATACTGCAAATGTTGGGTTCAATACGAGACCAGGTCAGTATCGCGGATATTGATACCGATACCTtcaataattattattgctaCTGCAGGACTACATTTACAGCCAAAGGAAATTTTATGATTTATGAAGTGAATAGGTTTCGGGTAATTTGGGCAGCATTGATGCCTGTACatggaacatgactgggacacggaagtttggtggttcaagccccagtttaACCACAATTGTTTCAGTAAGAAGTTGAACCCGCTGAAGGAACCCGCTGAAGCCAAATAACACGTGAAAGTCTAAAATTTAGTTCAAGGCTTTTACTTGGCCAATAAgaaaaactcaaacaaaacataGTCTAACCAGCTAGACGGAACTAAGCAGAACAAACTAAACAGAGACATGACTCTAGAACTAACTGAAAGCTAGCCCTCAAAGCACACAGTGACACAATGCCTCCATAAATATTGAAGAACAAGcaatgaaacacaaaatggcagggTTTAAATACTCTCAGTTATTAGTCCCAGAATGAGGCTCAGGTGTGGGGCAGACTTCCTCTCTGGTGTACTCCCCAGAGTGAGCCGTGTCCTGATGCCCCCTGTCTTCCAGGAGGCTGCATGAcaacgataagatccgcacacctGTTGgacgcttgagcaaggcccttaaccacacattgctcctggggggattgtcccctgcttagtctaatcggctgtaaattgctttggataaaaacaccagctaaataacaaattaattgtAAATATCCTCCATGAAGGACTCTCAAACTGCATAACACCCAACCCCAAGGTCATTATCCCGCTTATACAATGGCTTACTAACAAACAACATAATTCTCATATTAACATTTGTTTGATATGTGACTGTATTAACATTACTTAACAAACATTTCTATAGTACGTCAATTAAGTATTACAGGAAAGATCCCAAATCCTATAACACTTAGCAACAATGGGTTTTTGTAGTCCCTTGCTGTTGTCCCTTGCTCAATTGGATTAGATAAACAAGCTTTATGCTAGGACCACTGTCCCTCACGTTACCAAATTAGCATTAAGATTGGTTTCAGATCAAACTTGTCTCACAGCATTGTCTCCACttgtgagaacagcagtttagatgcttatcagcctcttctttgcaaagcagggcaaatAAAACTCCAGAATCCCCCTCAGCATGCTGACAACCCTGACCTCACCACAGACtcaaacaataaaatacatattctaTCAATCGTTGATACCATTTGtctatgtcaaaaaatcatgtttcaatagaagaagaaaaatagacAATTCAGAAGCTATATTTCTGGAAACAAATATCCGACCTATATCCCCATATATGACGGTTTTCTGACAaacgttgaagtttatttctTTACCCGTTCAGCCCTTTTCGATAAAACCATCTATTTGCCGGGACTATAACTAAAGGAATGTTGTCTTGAACTAATTGTTATTGTTGTCTTATAAAGtgcaattttaaatgtgatgcaggttggttagaaaaCATTAGGGTTACTCATCTTTTTTgcagagctttttggacactttgggcatgctttataaaaacatagtctcatatatgtgaataaaacacaggtggaggttaattttctttacattttgcatcAGAAAATCTGTTTTGATAGAAAAACAAgcttctgatcattcatgtgtcggGACAAAAGAATATGCAAAAGTGTTGTACTtgaagagatttggggacacttgaggacatcagttgtcacaagttgacatcaagtttgtgcagaaatataaagtagttctgtgTTGATCCTTCACATTGTGAAGGAATTGAGgtgttcagtgctaaactataaaaacatttgtaattgttttttaatttagtgtgtacatgctctgacataagtTTGTTCTGTCacaaattaaagaaaatacCATTCAGCTATTTAAGTCCTCAAACGTGTGTGTTGAGATACTGACACTTTTATGTCCTATTAAAACTATATTCTAttggactagtacaaaatatgtggaaattgccctctaggaaGGGGCAAAGATCAAGATTAAAGATTAAAATACCAATGCCAGATTATCTAAAGGATCGAGAATGTTTGTAGATTAAACATATAATGTAAATACTTTGCTTTGAGGCTGTTAAGGGATTTGTaaaccaataaaataattttaaaatcagTTATGGAGCAAACAAGGAAGCCAGCTGAATGACATGGTCTAATATGTTCATTCCTGGTTTCTGTTAGAACCCATGCTGCTGCAATTTGTATGAGCTGCAGATGATCAATCGTTTGCTTTGAAAGAGCTGAGGCAATAATTTAGCCAAgaatttctgtttttatctCTGTTGATTGTAAACAGTTGTGGGAAATCTATAAGGTTGGATGGATTAAGAAACTCGGAGGTCCCAAGTCATCAGGGAATTTAGCTATCATCAGAAtacttgtgaaaatgaatgttatACTTTCACATGGGCCCAACGCTGGAATGAATGGTGAACTTCCACATTGACTGGAGAGGGATGTGTCAAAAATGGAATGAGCCAATCAAAATAGATTTGGCTGTTAATAATAGTTCAGCTCTATTACTGTCTAATGATTATGAACTATCATTTTCATTATCAGTTTTAATGATTGATAATGAAAATTAGTGAAGGAAAGGTTTATTTAACATTGCTAACTTAAATCAAATATCAATTTAGGTTAAAAACAGAGATTAAGGTGCAATAgtcacagatacagtatattaaaacaATGTACCAAAAACTATGAGTGAACACAAACTTCATGTTGGTGATAGTGGAGAATAATGGGTACTGGGCTTACTACAGCAATGTTGTTGGTGTGATTCCCAGGTGGTTCACTGTCATCATTGGGATCTGTATAAATGAATTACTTATTTAAGCGATTTTTGTATTACAGTGCCTGCAAAATGCTAAAATGGATGGGACTACTTCATTACTGACAGTAGAATTAACTTATTTTTACAAGTAATGAAGAGTTTGAAAATCTGAACCCTGATGGCTTGAATGCTAATTCCATATATAACAGGATTAAACAATGGGGGAAATACCAGAAAGTAAAGGGACATGAATATGCGAGCTTTATAAGGTACATGATCAATGTTGAGACGACTCTGGACAACTTCAAAAAAGCATCCCACTGCATAGTTAATGACAGCCAGTAAGTGTGGAGTGCATGTTTGAATAGCTTTCATCTGAGAATCTCTAGAAGCAAACAGGCAGACTTTGAGTATTTGTGCATATGAAAACAGTATCAAGAGGAACTGCAgggtaattaaaaaaacagttacAATAAGACCAACTATGCTGTGAACAGAGATTTCAAAACAAGACAGGTTGACTAATTCAAAATTCTTACAATGTAGCTTTTCCATGATCTTGTCGCAAAATGTACGCTGTACAGTTAATATGAAATAGAGTCCAAAAAGAACACAAGGATAAATCCAGGAAAATGCAATAAGGGCACACACTTTTCTGTGCGACATTATTTGGTGATAGTGTAATGGCTGACAAATGGCAACAAACCGGTCATAGCCCATCACTgctaaaatattaaattcaactgatacatatgtgtgtatacaaaAGATCTGTAAAAGACAAGCAGTTAGAGACATTTCATAAGACTGAGACATTAAATAACCAAGTACTGATGGTAATAAAGATATGCTGCCATAAATTCCATTCACTGCTAAattacacataaaaaaatacatgggtTCATGTAGACTTCTCTCATTGTAAATGACTACAATAAGAACTACATTTGCTAATACCATAATGATGAACAGAAGCAGGAATCCTGTGAAGTATACATATCTATGGTCTTCCAGTTGAGTGTATGCCATCAATATGAATGATGTCACTGATCCATTCTCCATGCTGTAGTTATACAATAAACCCTGCAGGGAAAAATAACATAGATTggatgttatgttatttttgaGTTGCAGAGAAATTATTTCAAGCCTAGCTCAGTGATGCTCAGCCTAATCACACAGTAGTATTGATGTAAATGATGTGATTTTATAGAAAAACAGCCAAAGATGCACTCtttgaaatgtgcatttctttgcTTTATCCTTCCAAATGGCCAACTGATCCCATATTTGTCATGGTAGTACCAAGGTAAGAGATCAGCATACTCACAAGGTTTCATGATGATCTGCGATTGTTACAAATGGCTGCTGACATCTGATACTCACCAAGTTTCATAGCTCCACAATTTACACTTTTTTTATCCCCATTCAGTTATAgggaataataatattaatattattaatcatagtaataataattataataacaacaatatatatatatatatatatgtatgtatttataataaaatactTGCATTGTAAAGTTCCTGCCATCTGTAACGTATTACAAATaacatttcagcaaaaatataaataaatacatacccAGccgatatttaatttaatattggcttccttttgaaattattattgtttttctatGTTCTGTGTTCAACCCTGATTATGATGGTGTTCTGCTGCAAACAACACACTGATGGAATAGATCCTTTTTTATAAAGGACTGTACCATGTAAACACGCCTGTTGTAATCAGTCGGTGATGTCATACCTGGGCTATGTTCAGTACACTTACATCTGCAGTGACACTACAGTTAAACACAAATTCCCAAAGTTATTAACTGTAACAGCATTGAGTACGTGCGTTAATGGAGAAGCAACAGGAGAGATGTTTGGGTAAACAGTAGGCATGTTCATTTTGGCTAAACAAACTTACTATACTTGAAAGTTCTAATTAACACATTAAACACATCTATTGTTGCATTTGTTCTTAACCTAAGAACTTAACTTTAATGTAATTCTCATTCTCTGATTGTAGGCCTGCCCTTGGCAGTCAATGaaaattttctttaaaaagtcGGAAAgctgtttttgcattttcataaatCTTTTCATTGGCTGGCAGTTTCAATACCCTGTAAGCGCCACATAGCATAAGATagcataatgatgagaacaagCCATTCAACCCAGGAaaatgcttgccttttcttaccactaaagtgtacctactgcttagttagCCAAATAGTATTGAGCACCGTATCaaacctggtcttgaaaaccccagaGAAAGATCTACTGGTCACTAAATTCATATATTTGGTGTATATAATCTGCATggggaagggaggagggaggccTCCCATGTACTGTAGCTAGATATATCAGGTATGTGGTGATAGAGACATTCGCTGCTAATGACCTGAAGTTAGACAATATAAAGatgcaaaaaaaatttcaagATAAAAGCAACAGTGATATACAAAGTTTTTGGTACATAGTGTTGCTGTGCAGCACGCAAGAGAAAACTGAAACACACGTGTGCTGTGTTGGCAGTGGCTAACATAGGTCTTTCCATCTCCACTGAACTAAAGCCAGCTACTCCATAATGTTTCTGTATATGGCAGCGAAGTGGGAGTTTTTGCTCTTGGAGATGTCATTCGTTAAATTTGGCAGACCTGTGCTTGCTTGACTCGTATGAATGAGCTCATACCAGTATAACTGTTTTATAGCCTCCCTAGTACCGAGAACGGatacatgaaacacattaaccCTTTAATTCTACTGACGAAGCAGGAATACTAATACAGAGGTAGGAAGTGTACACAAACAGTGACGGTCCCAGTCCCGGAACCCCAGGCTTATTGGTGAGTTTGCAAAGCTCTCTGAAAAGGGCAATACTCCAACAACCATGTACACCACTTGACCTTAGGAGAGTCAGCAACCACAGAGATTCACCTGACACTCACCTAGACTCAACTGACCATGCTGGAGACTTACAAGTACGCCAACTAACTGCAGCTACTGCTCCAAGGGTCATCAAACACAGAACCCTGGGCGGTTGGCAAGTACCGCAAAGCTCTCCAATGAGAGGGGCGGTTCTCcaacatttagcatttagcatgcATTTAGTCTCGGTAAAAGCCCATATTAATAGCAAACCTACATTAATCATGACATGAAGACAATGGGCTCTACAGACGATTCAGGAGACTAATGAGTGCACAACCTAAATACACAAACTGCCTGCAAGGGTATCAGACACAGAAGAGTGGGCAGTCGGCGAGTGTCGCAAATCTCTTCACTGAGAGGGGCGGATCTCCAATGACCGTGTATTTAGAATTTGTGAGAAACAGACATATGCTAAGACTGAAATGAATGCAGTGCACTTCTCGGCTCCACTGACAATGCAGGAGACTTAAGAGGAAGCAAGATGAATACACAAATAGCCACGAGGATCTCCAACATAGAACTCCAGGCTATCGGAGGTTCACAAGGCTCTTACTGGGAGGAGTGATAACTCCAAAAATGCCCATTTAACCTTAGTCTAATACATAGAAACAAAcattacaaattacatttacattgtagtcatttggcagacgcttttaatccaaagcgacttacaagtgcataggttcttccaaaagtcaaagcatcacatccataactaagaaaatacacatggaatgctgttctaaacatagtcatcataagtgcaaaatttgtttttttggtgaatAGGTTTTGggcaatttgg encodes:
- the LOC133107388 gene encoding olfactory receptor 51E1-like, with product MENGSVTSFILMAYTQLEDHRYVYFTGFLLLFIIMVLANVVLIVVIYNERSLHEPMYFFMCNLAVNGIYGSISLLPSVLGYLMSQSYEMSLTACLLQIFCIHTYVSVEFNILAVMGYDRFVAICQPLHYHQIMSHRKVCALIAFSWIYPCVLFGLYFILTVQRTFCDKIMEKLHCKNFELVNLSCFEISVHSIVGLIVTVFLITLQFLLILFSYAQILKVCLFASRDSQMKAIQTCTPHLLAVINYAVGCFFEVVQSRLNIDHVPYKARIFMSLYFLVFPPLFNPVIYGISIQAIRVQIFKLFITSPHSIPTVIYRELLLLTVSFCSQGTGRLHHIEGRMDRAMYCEIWGDNLLPSVRTLKMGCGWVFQHNSGPKHTAKATKEWLKKKHIKGDHMKHSGVRVSRLSKGRSLFPLSETHHPQLLTPSSIIYRELLLFTVSFCSQV